One Osmerus eperlanus chromosome 2, fOsmEpe2.1, whole genome shotgun sequence genomic window, ACATCTATTGTACTGCTGATgaaagacataaacacacacagctaataaTATACAGCATttcattcacacatgcacactttaaAACAAGCATTAGGCAAAGGGCAGTCTGTGTACAATCAAACAGTCAGGCAAAGTCATGCCGAACAGcataaatgtacaaacacaggcccagtttcccaggcatggattaagcctagacCTAGGttaaaacgtttttcaatggagatcttcattgaATTTTTCAGactttaggactaggcttaaaGCATGTCTGGGAAGCTGGACCTCAGAGTTTGTACAAACACCCTCACACAACCGTCTCTATTTCACACCTCCCTTTCCGGCTTCTCTGGCCAATCATTCATTTGCAAACGCGTTCTTTTTCTCACAGTTTGTTatcttctctcttcctatcaATCAACTGACAgactgaggtctcagagtccaTGCCCCACCtcccaaacaacacacacacatgcacacaacatacacaaacacacacgagcgCAATTCATCGCTCGCAATCGGCTTCGGCTGGTTGTCTGCACCAGGTGCCGACTCATCCTTTTCTGCCCTGGCTGAATTGAGACTGATGACTGGTTGTATTCCTCACGACAGCCAGCCAGggagccaggcagccagccagcctgccaggcAGGGCTGATGCCCagtacaggggaggaggggagggaaggcaaGAGAAGGGTGGACCGAGGATGGAGAGTCGggacagagaccagaggaggctGAAGGGAGCCCAGAAGGCTGGGGAATCGCTTCAGGCTtctgtgttttagtgtgtgtctaGATTAACATCAGggggatcagatggctgagcagttagggagtcgggctattaatcagaaggttgttggttcgattcccgaccgtgccaaatgacgttgtgtccttgggcaaggcacttcaccctacttgcctcggggagaatgtccctgtacttactgtaagtcgctctggataagagcgcctgctaaatgactaaatgtaaatgtaaatgtaacacaatGCCAAAACACACCTCAAGGGGCCAGTCAatgcatgcaacacaccaagacgtaaacacacacactcaggggtcTCACCTCCACCTCAGTGTTGCTCCAAGAGTCCCGCAGCACAGACTTGACAGAGCTGATGTTAGGGAtgtttccatggagaccagCACAGCtctgacacaaaaacacacccaaGGTGTAGGATGCCCACTCTGTTTCTGTAACAcacgaacacatacacacacacactcactggtcAGAGTAAGACACACACTGGTCAGAgtaacagacacatacactcagCTCTGGAAAACAAACAATACAAACATTGGACTCAGATCAGCAAACACACCTATTGTGAGTTTCACTTCAGGTTCACAGGGTGTTATCACTTGAAATTAAAGAGAAAAAGAGTCTCCTTAGCCAACGTCCTTGTGGAGACAGGACAGATggacaaactctctctctccagacacacTGGGGACTCCCTGAGGCTGGCAAActcatctgtctgtcttctgcAAAAGGACTACATATCCTCGGAGACCTCAGGCTGCTCAACTACAGGAAACAGGTCATTCACATCACCTTCCCCATCACTCAAACCCTGATTGTTTAGTGGACAACGTCCACTAAACGATCCTAGCTTGGACTATGGGTCCTGTTCTCTCACAGGGCAaccttcccttctcctccacctagGGGAGCCTCATCTGACAGCTGTGTGAGGGGCATGTGTTGTCACCTACATGGGCTTGTTAAGGCAAGAGTGTTATTATTTCTAGGATATTTTAGGGGGGTGAGGGTTAGATGTTAGGGATAACACGATTTTGAATCGGAGTGAATTTGTCAATCCTCACTAGGACAGTCAaactaacctgtgtgtgtgtgtgtgtgtgtatgtgtgtgtgtgtgtgtgtgtgtgtgtctgtgtgttagggGGAGGAGCGGTCTACTGGGCGCCATAGTGACTCACCTTGAAGTACCATAAAGGAGTAGAGTTTCACAGACACCATATCTGGCTGGCTCACACTCGTACTCCTGACGTTCACGCATGCGTGCacacgcggacacacacacaccaacacaacatgCATATTTACATCCACGGCTTCTAGATGCTCCTATGTGAAGCAGCCTCTTCTGCAACAGCTAGGCTGTTCGATTTTTCATGCATTTTATTTCGTTTTATTAATTTTTGGGTGATTAGCAGATTTCCTTACAAACATTGCCGTCTCTCCGTGTTGTCTTTTAAACATAGAGCATACACCATATAGTAAGGACAGCATGCCATTCAGAACTACATTTCTGGACATTTCCAACTGAGGAACTGTGCACCAGGAACATCCGTAGAATGAAGCATTAGAGGGTATGCCATAAAGGAGCTCTGCATGCAGAACTACTGTTACTCTACATATCAGACAATTGTACCCTGACAAGACGATGGAAACACAGGCAATTCTTCAAAAGAAGAGGGGAAAGAACAATAACTGGTGTGAACATTTCCTGAATGTTTTCAAACCAAACACTGAAACCAAATCGGAAGACTAAATTCGAGCCATGAAATGGGGCAGGCATGGAATTAGGACACCATCAATGTGTTGCTCTCATGTCTTTCTCTGTATTCTTGCAGGCACACTTCTAGTGCTGCAAAGTAGTTCAGGGAGAGTTCAAGACATCACAAACTCTCTTTGAAGAGGGATATGAGAACGGGAGAGAAGAAGTGGTAATCATTAATATTCTACCACATCCTTCGCTAAATTGACGTCTGCCAAGTCCAGTCTACACtacaaggagagaagggaggccggagcctgaggctggggctggggctggggctgaggctggggctggggctgaggctggggctggggctggggctggggctgggctccCGCTGATGGACAGCCAGATGAATGGGTAGACAGCCGGATAAAAGATGCAATCCCACCATCCTCTTCCACAGAGCGAGAGACCCGTTTTACCAATAATAGGTTAACGGATCCATATATAATAGCTTGTGAAGACTCCCCCTATACTTAGGTGGGTCTTTTTTAGTTGACAAAGTTCACGTTGTTATGGTCGTGGTAATTTTGAATTTAGGGGCTAAACTTGAACCAAAGTGGTTTCTCTAAGCTGTAGTCATTTCGAAACTTTTTGTATAGAAACAGAAAGTAGACCTCCCAACTCCATACACTAACCAACCACAGATGTACATACATAATGTGCAACACTATACCATACTATGGCCATTCCAAACTTAGGAGGTGATAAAATGCTAGAGTCGCCCACCCCTCCCCAGTGATATATTAGTAAGTCATCATAAACCAGCATGAGTCACTCTGTGAAGAAACGTCTGCAGTTAAAATGGAAAaacagggaaggagacagagatagagagatgcacACACTAGGTGGGAGAGCCTGAATGACAGACATGTAAATTCCATTGAACCCATTAatattatttttgttgttgaccatacctggtagctgagattacTTGGTGGTAATTGACTGGTTACCTAGCAATGTGGCTGGACAGttgcttgactctgaccaccaaaataaTATAGAACTATACACTTATGATCTTTGATGTTCTGTTGTATTTTCTACATGCACAATTCGTATGCCACTGGATAAAAGTATTTAAGGAATagaatgtaatgcaatgcaactGGCCATCCTAACATAAAGAATCAACGTGCAAGAGTCACGAGTGCTGTGGATGAGTCAGCATATGTGAAGGTATATCCCGGGCACCCACTATATGAAGTACTAATAGTGCCTGTTCTTGCACACGTGATCCAGACAGAGACACTGCTGTATTGATGGACACAAACAGTGATGGAATAGAAAGAGCAGCCAAGCAAGTGTCAAGCAGGTATCATTTCATAGTCAGTATGACATCAGTACCGCATTAGACTGAAGGCATTTCAGTCTTCACAGGAAGATCATTTTAACATACTAGTGGATATGATTAGTCTAAACAATGTCCCCAACTAGACATCTTCCCATAAACCATAAACATTGGTCTTATCTACCCTCACATATAAATGTCTGCTGATGGCACTCGTGCAAGTTTTGCAATGTCATGCATATCCTGTTTTCCCACACTGAAAGCTATGGATAGCTGTGGTGTGATAACAGAACACCTCTCACAAGTGGCACCAAAGGTGTGTTGGAAGGGTGTGTTCAAAAGGGGTGGGATGTAAGTCAAGCATGAATTGCTATTGACAGCAACAGCTTATTGCTTCATGAAAGATCCTTAGATCGTCACCTATTGCCACTAAATCAAATTACACCATACATTAATGATGCATTAGACTCATAGAAGCGTGTTCTTTCAATGGCTGGTTCACTGTACAGCTTTTGTGGTGAAATATTTAGGCTATACAAACTCAAACTCAGATTACGATCAGTCACAGTAATTGAGGTAACTCAGTGGATAGTAAATGATTTTTCAGCCGCAGAAGACAAACGACATTGTCTGACACCTAACCTGTACTGAAGCCTTTCCAACCCACCAGAGGCAACCCTAATATTAGTTGTGGCGACCATACTGTACCTGCTGCTCCGCAGTCGGCACAGCTCCCGTTCCCAGGTCTTCCCAAAAGCTCTTTCAAAAGATATTTGTTCTTATCTTGTTCTGAAGACATCTTGTAAATGTAATGGTTATTCAACTAATCTCACAACTCGCAACAATCCATCGAAAAGTAAAATGTTTTATGCCGGGTTTAGCCTAATTTACGTGCGCGCCTCTGGGGCCGCGAAACGTCTACACAAAATTATATTCTCATCTGAAAGTGTCATGTATCTTACTGTATCTGAGTAAATGTAGTATATTTCTAAACAACTGCTGGTGAATTTTGATTCTTCAGTTCCTCGATCAGACAGTTCCTGCTCTTCCAcatcgcttctctctctctctctctctctctctctctctctctctctctctctcgcttactcGAAAGTGAGACCTCAAGCGGTCAATCAGTACTCTGTACTTGAAAACATATCCAAGACACTTCCAGTAATGAGAATTTGCCCTTGCCTTGGCTACATCCCAATCGATACTTGTATCAATACCATGTAGGTCAGACTTGAAGCGATGTGAGTttctcaacaacaaaaaagagctGCCACTCAATGTGTTTACTCCCTGGAAAAGACGATTTCATTTGCTGAACAATCTGCCCTCATTGTAAAGCCTGGATAGACCAATAATGAAATCCCCAATTCAGCATGGAGGACTAAAACCAGGCTGTGaggttcttctcctccccccctttggCCCTGATCTACAGTACCAGTAGTGATTTCAcattaaaaaaactaaacattcaAGACATTTATATTGTGTCTATAGAGCAAAAAGGACAACAGTCTACAGGTCAACAATCAGAAATGGTTGTTGATATTAAAATCCACACAAGCTGCCACAGATCAAGTTGATATTTCACATTTAATTGCAAAACTtgtacaaaataaaacattataCTAAAGCGGTCTTGTCACAGCTTAAGAAAATCTGATAATTATGTGGGTGAATTAACCGAAAAGCATGAAACAAACAAAGCTTGAGACTTCTTGAGTCCTATTGGTTGGGCCCAACAATACATTTATCTAAGACATGTCATCTATAAAGTAAAGAGACAAGACATAATGGGGGAAGCGGTCAGCTGATCCAGGGAGGATAGCCTCTAGTTCCAGCCAAATCTCTCGGGTCCAGTGGACTGGTGTCCTGGGAGATGGAGCAGGATGGCGGTGGGGGGTCCTGGGTCTAAGGATGTGGGGTCCAGTGATGTCGTCACTCTACCGTGAAGAGTTGGAACTGGAGCGGGAACGGTGACGTCTACGCCCAGGGGACCTGGAGCGAGAGCGTCTGCGCACGGGAGACCGTCTCCTTGGTGACCGAGACCTGCAGGTGCACAGAGCAATGCCAGGTTAAAGGAAGGGTGCGGGAGGAGTTTGTGTGAGCAGAGTCTGCACCTCTGAACTGATCAACCCAAGAGAAATGCAGTGAAAGGAATGCGGCCGAGGCCTATCAGTGCTGGAACATACCGTCTCCTCATGCGGGGCGGCGTGCGGCGCCAcattggggggggtggaggcattctgcggggaggggagggtctgCGAGGGGGAGGGCGTGCTCTTGGAGCCAGCACAGCAGAGGCAGTGATTTCCTGTCCGTCAATCTGGCCTGGGAACAGGGGAAGGACAGAAAAGGCAAACCTCAATACTCAGTAAAAGAGCAATGCTGTTCCGGTGGAGCCCAAGCTTTATAACCCATGAGGGCACTGAGGTCCTCCTACCTCCATCCATGTGTTTGAGGGCCTTCTGGGCCTCCTCTGGGGTCTCAAACTCCACGTAGGCGTAGCCTCTGGACAGGTTGGGGTGGAGCTTGCCCCCTGGCATGTCAACAATCTTGATCTTCCCGTAGACGGAGAAGATCTCATGGATGTGGTCCTACGGGGCCTCGGGAAAATCAGTTATTCATTCAACATCAGCGCGAGATGAAGAGCGGGAAAGCAGCCTGTGCTCAGCAGCTCACCTTGGTCACGTTCTTTGTCAGTCGTCCGAGGTAAACTTTGGTGGGTTTGGGGCTCGGGCTTCTCCTCTTTCGATCTTTATCATCGCCCCTTTTTTGGGTTTTGGACCTGCAGCAGACATTGGACCCCGCTTATGTACATTTTTCTTAACAACGCCTTGAGGTGAAGCACAGGGGATCATGTACCCCCCTGATTTACGTTTGCGAAACGGCTCAGCCGTCATTCCGTCGAGGCACTCACGTCGAGCGGGAGCGTCTGCGGTTGTCGTGGCGACGGCGGCCGGGACTGGGCGAgccggaggagctggaggagctggaggagtgagagctggaggaacCGGACTTGCTGGAC contains:
- the LOC134008595 gene encoding RNA-binding protein with serine-rich domain 1-like gives rise to the protein MAPSPVKRKEEEKTKDRGKEKTGTKEVVDKDRGREKGRKRRNASTGSSSSSSSSSSGSSSGSSSGSSSSGSSKSGSSSSHSSSSSSSSGSPSPGRRRHDNRRRSRSTSKTQKRGDDKDRKRRSPSPKPTKVYLGRLTKNVTKDHIHEIFSVYGKIKIVDMPGGKLHPNLSRGYAYVEFETPEEAQKALKHMDGGQIDGQEITASAVLAPRARPPPRRPSPPRRMPPPPPMWRRTPPRMRRRSRSPRRRSPVRRRSRSRSPGRRRHRSRSSSNSSR